The genomic DNA GCAGCACCTTGGAGCCGCCGATCGGAAAGACCTCGCCTGGCCCGTAGAGCAGCGGCGTGGCCGCGCGCGTCGTCCGCAGGTAGACGACGCCGCGGTGGCGCGCGGCCTCCTCGACGAGCCGCTCGGTGGACATGGCGTCGGCGGGATAGAGCACGACGCTGCCGTGGATTGCCCGGAAGAGCGCGATGTCCTCGAGCCCCATCTGCGACGAGCCGTCCTCCCCGATCGAGACCCCCGCGTGCGAGCCGCAGAACTTCACGTTGCCCCCGGAGGAGGGGGTCATGCGGATCTGGTCGGCGGCGCGGCTCCAGAAGGCCGCGAACGTCGATGCGAACGGGACCCGTCCGCGCAGCGCGAGCCCGAGCGCGGCGCCCGCCATGTTCTGCTCGGCGATGTACATCTCGAAGAAGCGCTCCGGGTGCGCCGCGGCGAAGACCTCGGCGTACGTCGAATTGCCGACCTCGCCGTCGAGCACGACCATGTCCGGAATGGCCGGGAAGAGCCGCGCGAGCGCGTTGCCATAGGCGCGGCGCGTCGCGACCGCGACGTCCGGCGGGTACGCCGGCGGCGGCACCGGCGCGGCCTCCCGGCGGGGCGGGGCGACGCCGGGCGGCTTGCGCGGCGCGCCCCGCAGCGTGCGGTCGACAGGGCCCAGCTCGGCGAGCGCCCGCTCGAGCTGCTCGCGGCTCAGCGCCTTGCCGTGCCAGCCGTCGCGGTCCTCCACGAACGAGACGCCCTTGCCCTTGACCGTGGCCGCGATGACCATGGTCGGCCGCCCCTGCGCGGCGAGCGCCCGCTCGTAGGCGGGCAGGATCTGCCCCAGGTCGTGCCCGTCGACCACGATCGTCTCCCAGCCGAACGCGGAGACGCGCCGCTCGTAGGCTGCCGTGTCGCGCCCGTACATGGTCTCGCCGCGCTGGCCGAGGCGGTTGACGTCGAGGACGGCAATCAGGTTGTCGAGCTTCTCGTGAGCCGCGAGCTGCAGCGCCTCCCACTGCGAGCCCTCGGCCATCTCGCTGTCGCCGAGCAGCACCCAGGTGCGGTACGGCAGCCCTTCGATGCGGCGCGCGTTCAGCGCCATGCCGACGCCGATCGGCAGGCCCTGGCCGAGCGAGCCGGTGGCCGCCTCGGTGTACGGGAAGGCGAGCGTCGGGTGCCCCTCGAGGCGGCTGCCGAACCTGCGCAGCGTCAGCAGCTCCTCCTCGGTCACCGCGCCCGCGGCCGCCCAGAGGGCGTAGAGCAGCGGCGAAGCGTGCCCCTTCGAGAAGATCAGGCGGTCGTTGTCCGGGGCGGCCGGTCGCGCGACGTCGTAGCTGAATGCGCCGCCAAAGACGAGGCCGGTCATCAGGTCGGCGGCCGAGAGCGACGAGGTCGGGTGGCCCGAGCCGGCGGCCGTCGTCGAGACAAGGATGTAGTAGCGCACAAGCGCGGCGAGGCGCTCGAGGCGCTCGCGGTCGGTGCCGTTCTGCATGGCTGCCTCCGCGCGAACTAGTGCCCCAGCTCCGTCCAGACGTCCACGTCGCCGCCGCCGCGGCAGCCGGCCCGGCCGGACGCGGCGCGAAA from bacterium includes the following:
- a CDS encoding transketolase produces the protein MQNGTDRERLERLAALVRYYILVSTTAAGSGHPTSSLSAADLMTGLVFGGAFSYDVARPAAPDNDRLIFSKGHASPLLYALWAAAGAVTEEELLTLRRFGSRLEGHPTLAFPYTEAATGSLGQGLPIGVGMALNARRIEGLPYRTWVLLGDSEMAEGSQWEALQLAAHEKLDNLIAVLDVNRLGQRGETMYGRDTAAYERRVSAFGWETIVVDGHDLGQILPAYERALAAQGRPTMVIAATVKGKGVSFVEDRDGWHGKALSREQLERALAELGPVDRTLRGAPRKPPGVAPPRREAAPVPPPAYPPDVAVATRRAYGNALARLFPAIPDMVVLDGEVGNSTYAEVFAAAHPERFFEMYIAEQNMAGAALGLALRGRVPFASTFAAFWSRAADQIRMTPSSGGNVKFCGSHAGVSIGEDGSSQMGLEDIALFRAIHGSVVLYPADAMSTERLVEEAARHRGVVYLRTTRAATPLLYGPGEVFPIGGSKVLRAGPSDAVTLVAAGITLHEALAAHAALGREGIAVRVIDLYSVKPLDEATLAAAASETRAIVTVEDHVPEGGIGEAVRMALSGSPTPVVSLAVREMPRSGTPAELLEHQGISAAAIVRTVKGLVAGH